Genomic DNA from Oryzomonas sagensis:
CCGGAGGAGACGGAACCGGTGGTGGCGGGCAAGTTGAGCGCCCAGGGGAAAACATACGTCTTCAATTATGGTCGGAGCTACCTGCAACGGGAAAACGCCATTCCTCTCTATGATGGGGAATTGCCGCTGCGCCGGGGCCTGCTTCCGCTTCCCGACGGCCTCGCCATGCCGGGATGCCTGCGCGACGCAGCCCCGGATGCGTGGGGCCGCCGGGTTATCTTGAACAAGCGGTTTGGCAACGAGGCTGCCGCCATGGACCCGGACTCCCTTGATGAGTTGCATTATCTTCTGGAATCGGGGTCCGACCGGATCGGGGCTTTGGATTTTCAGCGTTCCGCCACCGCATATGAGCCGAGATCAGCCACCGGGGCGCCCCTCGATGAGTTGATGGCGGCGGCGGAGTTGATTGAGAAGGGGATTCCTTTGACGCCTGAGCTCGCTCAGGCGCTACAGCACGGTACGTCTATCGGCGGCGCGCGGCCAAAGGTTCTTGTGGAGAGCGATTCCCGTAAATACATCGCCAAATTTTCCACGTCCACCGACCTGTACTCAATCGTAAAGTCCGAGTACCTTGCCATGCGGTTGGCGAAACTGGCGGGACTTGATGTTGCCCCTGTCTCGCTTCGGAACGTAGCGGGAAAGGACGTGCTGATGGTAGAGCGCTTCGATCGTGTTTCCACCCCCGGCGGCTGGCGACGAAGGGGTATTGTTTCGGCGCTGACCATGTTGCGGTTGGATGAGTTGATGGCGAGATATGCCAGTTATGAGGATTTTGCACATCTGGTGCGGGAAAAATTTATCGATGCCCCCAGTACGCTTCGGGAACTATTTTCCCGCATCGTCTTTAATATTCTGATCGGCAACACCGACGACCATGCCCGTAACCATGCCGCTTTTTGGGATGGCCGTATGCTGCGGCTGACCCCCGCGTACGATATCTGTCCGCAACCGAGACATGGACGGACCGCCTCACAGGCCATGCTGATCGCGGGGAACGATAATTCCAGCCGGCTCGTCACATGTTTGAAGGCCGCCCCGCACTTCCTGCTCCACCGGGAAGAGGCGGTCGGGATTATTGTGGGGCAGATACGGTGCATCGAAGAGCATTGGCCGGAAGTGTGCGACGACGCGGCTCTGGCCGAGGTGGATCGCAACCTGTTATGGCGGAACCAGGCGCTTAACCCGTTTGCCTTCGAGGGGGTGGAGGGCGGCCCCTTGGAGAGGCTGGTGGAAAGGTACGGCCAGGGCTCTCATTACAACAGGTCCGGGGCGTGATCCCCTACATGATTCAATGTTTTGATTTTGTTATCTTTGCGGCTCTATGGCACATGTTTTTCCCGGCTGAACGCATCACGAAAGGGACCCGTCGTTTCGTATGAAGGACTTTAACCTGTTTTCTCCGCGCCGCGACCGTACCGCGGCCATGCCGTTCATCATGCTGACCGTGGTGATCGACGTGGCGTCCATCGGCCTGATCATCCCCGTGCTGCCGCCCCTGGTCGGCAGCTTCACCGGCTCCCAGGC
This window encodes:
- a CDS encoding type II toxin-antitoxin system HipA family toxin, which encodes MISELKELYVWVWLPEETEPVVAGKLSAQGKTYVFNYGRSYLQRENAIPLYDGELPLRRGLLPLPDGLAMPGCLRDAAPDAWGRRVILNKRFGNEAAAMDPDSLDELHYLLESGSDRIGALDFQRSATAYEPRSATGAPLDELMAAAELIEKGIPLTPELAQALQHGTSIGGARPKVLVESDSRKYIAKFSTSTDLYSIVKSEYLAMRLAKLAGLDVAPVSLRNVAGKDVLMVERFDRVSTPGGWRRRGIVSALTMLRLDELMARYASYEDFAHLVREKFIDAPSTLRELFSRIVFNILIGNTDDHARNHAAFWDGRMLRLTPAYDICPQPRHGRTASQAMLIAGNDNSSRLVTCLKAAPHFLLHREEAVGIIVGQIRCIEEHWPEVCDDAALAEVDRNLLWRNQALNPFAFEGVEGGPLERLVERYGQGSHYNRSGA